The Pyrus communis chromosome 8, drPyrComm1.1, whole genome shotgun sequence region AAACTATGCAGAGACAAAAGAAAAGATGATGTTGATTTTTAGGAAGCTGAAACTGAGCACATTTGGTTCCTTGATTCTGGGCGCAAAAGGGATATATTTATTGACTTTGATAGCAGTTTCAAAGAATCAGTAAAGTTGGGAAATGAATCAAGTCTTATTGTACAAGGCAAAGGCACGGTTCGAGTAGAGGTGAATGGAATAGTTCACGTAATCATGGAATAGTTCACGTAATCACGAGTGTTTTCTTTGTActagaattgaagaacaatctCTTAAGCATTAGGCAGCTGCAAGAAAAGGGACTCGTTGTGTTTATTCAACAAGGAAAATGTAAAATCTTTCATCCTGAGAAAGGTCTAATCATTGAAACTTAGATGACTTAGAATAGAATGTTTGTTGTGCTAGCTCATTGCCCACCACCAAGAGAGACAAAGTGTTTCTCCTCTCTGACCATAGATCAGGTCACTCTTTGGCATCGTCGATATGGACACCTCAGCTGGAATGGACTCAAAGTACTCCAACAACAGAAGATGGTGGAAGGGTCACCGCAGTTCAAAGCCATTCAAcgagtatgtgaaggttgtttGGTAGGAAAACAGCATCATGATCCATTCCCAAAGGAAAGCATATGGAGGGCTTCCAAAAGTCTTCAGTTGGTACATACTGACATATATGGTATGATCAATCCAATTTTGAACAGCAACAAATGGTATTTAATTACCTTTATTGACGATTTCTATAGAAAAACCTGGGTTTATTTTTGATAGAAAAGTCAGAAGCCTTTGCTACTTTCAAAGCCTACAAAGCTAGGGTGGAGAAGGAAAATGGAGCATTCATTCGAAGTCTAAGAACAGATTGAGGGGGTGAGTTCACATCACAAGAGTTCACAAGCTTTTGTAATGAGAATGGGATACACAGACAATTGACCACTGTATACACTCCCTAGCAAAACGGTGTCGACAAGAGGAAAAATCGGACCATTATGAATATGGTATGAAGTATGCTGTCGGAGAAGCAAATTCCTAAAACCTTTTGGCCTGAAGCTGTGAATTGGACGATGCATGTGTTGAACAGAAGTCCAACTCTGGCCGTAAAAAGCAAGACACCTGAAGAGGTGTGGAATGGACTCAAACCATCAGTGGAGCATTTCAAAGTCTTTGGCTGTATATCGCATATCCATGTACCTGACAACAAGAGAGTTAAGCTTGATGccaaaagtctcaaacgtgtaTTTCTAGGGGTAAGTGAAGAATCTAAGGCTTATAAGATGTTTGATCTTATCTCAAAGAAGATAATTGTTAGCAGAGATGTAGTCTTTGAAGAAGACCAAGAGTGGAGTTGGGATGATGGCCACGAGCAAGCCATTGGCTGATTTAGAATGGGAAGTCGACAAAAAGGCAAGTACAGAAGAGGAAAGCAATGAAGAAAAGTCTGAGGCGATTGAAGAACTAGAGGAAAATGGGTTCAACAGCAACAATTTTTTTGAAAGAGACACCTCAAATGTCTATGACTTACTTCCAGAATGATGAGCATGAAGACCACTTGCATGGATGAGAGACTATGAGACTGGTCAAggtttgacacaccccgaccgagatcagggcgtgctggccatcacacggaggtgacgtagccatgtgcacgtgcggaagctaataaaatagtaatataaaaagtacgaataattaaaaactagcatacaaagtattaaaaacaagtgctagcgtaagtgagacacaaaatcagagcaagtctacagcagtccaaaagaaaagatgcgacaaaagtacacccgaaggtggtcctacaatggtgagtgcctgtcagaaatgccgggaacgccctctgggaaaccaccaaaactgctaagcaactagaacctggaggggcgcaaaacaaaagcgtgagtgggcaaaaacaaagctttcgaaaaccatttaataaatatgtTCTAACCCCTctctgtaaaacctgtatactttccagaaaataaacatatatacgtatatgtatatagatatgccaatcatgctcaagattatgccatgccaaaatcctataataaaatgcaagtgctcaagTATAAATCATGatcataacatataatctggcagccggagtcacctaacgtgacctgtacggctgcatatagagctcaaatctcaaactcaataactgaacctgcccacgagtcggaaccacctaaagtggtctgtacgacaggcctgggtgtaacatatatatacgctctagtgctatgatcacgtgaaggctgtgcgaataatcgcgggtcacctacgagtcggaaccacctaaagtggtctgtacgacaggactgtgcacctaacttggatccaagctgagcgtgtggtacgagaggtgaacatcacgtgaaggactgtgtcctactctgggcgggagaactaacaccgggggtgcaggttatgagctctctaagcatctcaaaccactgaacataaatataaataacactcacctggcacttacctgtgcgtccacagcacccaatatgcatatgtatacgtatgccactactaatgcatgtgatgatgcataaacgataataataaggtgcatggcataaaacaaataaccctttttaaacaatttctgggaatataaatgtatataggtatatacggaaaaccaaaagcccactcactggtaagtggaagggtcgtagcccccctgcctcgagtggccacgctcgtcctcgagatacgtatcacctatactAGTAGAACACGTCCATACAATTTTTAAGGGCTAAAAACTACTAAATCATACATGTCCAAGCAAACCAAaatccggccaactttgaacacgacgatcccgacgtccaaactcttCCAACAAAGCACTCCGAGactccttgggacaccaccaagctacctacgagcttcaaaatccTAAAAACGTGATGaattaagtttgcatgaatagtgctcaaaacggacatcgtcgaatcgacgtgaaaacgacgaagttctcacctgaaaatggtacgaatGGACTCCCACGAGCCTCACGAACTTGAAGGTGtacttggtttcctcgatctgtggaagtttgaggggttttgggtGTGTCCGTATGTATGTGTTTGAAAGGGAAAGGAAAAGGAGCACaggagagagagatagggaaaagacagagggagagggagatgacagtgtgtgtgtgtgtgtggcccaacacatgccaacaccacacaaaacaacaaataaacgtaaaagaacgaactaggggtaaaatggtcatttcacacgtgagtTTTCGAtaattccgggacgggatgtcacaaggTTTCTCCGATGAAGAAGGTGTGAATTTAGCTCATCTAGCTTTGTTCACTAATAGTGATCCAATGACATATGAAGAGGCAATGAAAAGTGAAAAATGGAGACATGCAAtagatcaagaaattgaagcaaTAGAAAGGAATGAGACATGGGAACTAACAAATCTACTATCAAAAGGAATGATGGTTGGAGTGAAGtggatttttaaaacaaaacttaataAGCATGGGGAAGTAGACAAGTATAAGGCGCGGCTAGTTGCTAAGGGATACAGCTAACAATATGGAGTGGATTATGCAAAAGTATTTGCACTAGTGGCTTGCTTGGACACAATTCGTATGGTGTTTTCCCTTGCTGCACAAAAAAGTTGGATGATTTACCAACTTGACGTCAAATCAGCCTTTCTACATGGAGAAATTAATGAAGAAGTGTTTGTTGATCAACCTCCAGGTTATGAACAGAAGGGGGAAGAATCAAAAGTCTATTGACTTAAGAAAGCGTTGTATGGACTCAAACAAGCTCCCCAAGCTTGGTACAGTTGcataaaatcatattttgtCAAAGAAGGCTTCAACAAATGCCCTTACGAACATACTTTGTTCAATAAAATAGCGAATGGAGGTAAAATATTGATTGTTTGTCTGTATGTTGGTGATCTTATATTTACTGGGAATAATGAAGTTATGATTGAACAATTTAAGAAGTCCATGATGGTTGAATTCGACATGACTGATCTTGGAAAAATGAGACACTTTATGGGAATTGAAGTGTTGCAAAGGGAAGATAGGATCTTTATAAGCCAACGAATGTACACTCAAGAGGTTCTAGAAAGATTCAACATGGATCAGTGCAACTCAGTACAAAATCCAGTGGTTCCTGGTTTCAAACTCACAAGAGATGAAGAAAGAGTGGGAGTTGATGGTACTCTCTACAAGCAAATGGTGGGAAGTCTCATGTATCTGACAGCCACACGCCctaatttgatttttgttgtaAGTCTAATCAATAAGTACATGGAACGTCCCACTAAGTCTCATTTGATGGCAGCGAAGAGGATTCTAAGGTATGTGAAGGGAACAGCTTGTTTTTGGGTGTTTTATAAGAAGGGATGAGATGAAAAGCTCTTTGGTTACAAGGACAGTGACTATGCTAGAGATCAGGATGATAGAAAGAGTATATCAGGCTATGTCTTTATGATGAATTCAAGTGCAGTATCTTGGTCTTCAAAGAAACAACCAGTGGTTACTCTTTCTACCACCGAAGCTGAGTTCATTATTGCAGCATCAAATGCTTGTTAGGTTATTTGGCTAAGAAGTATTTTAAAAAGTTTAAGTCATGTGTAATTTGAATCTACGATGGTGTACTGTGACAACATTTCAACCATCAAACTCTCGAAAAATCTAGTAATGCATGGTCGTAGCAAGCACATAGACGttcgttttcattttcttcaaaatctgGTCAATGATGGAGTAGTGGAGCTAAAACAGTGTTCTATCTAGGAGCAAATTGCAGATATTATGACTAAGCAGTTGAAGCTCAAAGTGTTTTCAAAGATGCAAGAAGCAATGGGTGTTTGCGAATACCCTGGAATAAACTGATTGTCAATGACATTCAGTTTAAGGAATGATGTTGAAGTTGTTGGAATCTCCTAGccgttagggttagggttcgttgtttttagggtttagttttAGTCATGCAAATAATCTCTCATATACTTGAAGGACAAGATTACATTTTCTGTTTCTGACCTAGTCATGCACGCCGATCTTAGGCCTTGTAAATCGTGGGTCGTTATTTCTTTTCTTATCTCATTGTAAGGCTATTTAACAGCCACAAGTGTTATTCTATTCAAGAAGAATCCTCCTAGTTTTCTAGTGCAATCAGGTATTACGCTCACAAAAGCTTTCTGCTATTTTGTTGGTTCTAACATTCAATAGAATATTTTGTCTCTTAGATGACAATTCTTGTATCTAAGTCTGGTTAAGGCACTATAGACCATAGTTCTCCTTACATATATGATTCTCTCCGGTTATGGCAGAGGTCGTATATCTTCAAACACACCTTCTTCTATGGAGCAAGATGAGTTGCACCTTCTCTTTCTTGTTTCTCAATTTGTTGTCTCAGGATGTCAGTGTTCCACTCATCCAACACATCCACCATCTGGTATGACATTTCCTTTAGGATATCCAGCTAGTGTTGCATGTTGGCCTCCTTCATTTGCCTTTGCTCTGCATCCTCAAGCACAGCTTGAATAGCTTTGAGATTCCCAGCGAATTCTTCAACTTCTTTCTTAACATTTAGAACGAGTTTCACCTCGTCCTCTATGTACTCATAAGCAATTGTCGCCAGCTTCTCTTGTAGCGTGGAAACGAGCGCATCAGCCATTTTCAGGTATAGAAACTCATAAATCGGTTGATAATGGAGAAGAAAAGGTCGGCAGCGTAGGAAAGTATATATGAAGATTCTTTGCTAGTTTGTTCTATTACGTTTCTTCTTTGCTAGTTTGTATAGACAGTGGACACCTTTGGTTTCCCGTTTGCTtcaaggtcttaggttcgaaaatcgtggatggcgaattcgataccaaattaagttgtccATTGTGTGATTTTGCCAAACTCCCTCTCCCttgagtgtaaaaatatcgatgtactgaaagaaaaaaaaaactaatgcagTTTTTGATAAAATTACAAATGCCATGAATTTGAATAGAACATTGTCAGAAGAGGGGCTGCATTTTATCAAAACTAAAAGGCCTCTAGGCTATTAAGCAAGCTCTGCTGTTGCCTGTTTTGTGGTAGTAGAAATTTGGAGCGTAATCTCCAGAAACGATGGCGCTTCGCTTGAATGTTGTCGAAACTTTCTTGGAACTGTAACTCTTTGCTTTCTTCATGTTCAAGCTTTCCTTTTTTCGGACGGATATATTTTCGCTGCCAACCCCAAGATGTTTCTGCTTCTACTTCTTTTGTTGGTCCTTGATGATGACGGAACCTCTGCCTCTGTGCAAACAACAACTCGCCGGCTTTGTTTCCGAGCAGCTTCTATTTGATGCCGACTCTTCAACCTCTCAGCTGccttattttctttcttgttgACCTCCTCCAGCTTTGTCTCGTAGAGCTCTTTCCATTTGAATGCTGCATTCAACTTCTTGGTGTTTTCGACCGCCTGATCAGCCCTCGAAGCACCGAACTCTTACGCGTAGAAATTCCACAACTTATCAGTGACTGGACTCGAATCTCTGCCTCTGGTACTCTTCTCTACGCACCTCAACTGACCGTACATTTAATCTGGTAGGGTTTTCTCGAGAAGATTAGAATCCACTTTGCTAACGTCCCCGCCAAGGTGGCGCATCATATCTAACACCAAAGATGGAGGAGCTGTTGCTGCTGCTTTTGCTTCCACAGTACTAGCCATGTTAGTAATTACTTGCTATTAGTCCTTTTAACTTTCGGTGAGGTGAAAATCAAGAGAAATTCTCTCGTTGTACAAAGAATTTGACGTAGACTGTGGGCGGACTTACGTGGAACTGGTTAGCCACCACGTAGCGTTCCAGTCCAACAATGCACTGATATTCTAACTTACAGCTACCCCGATTAAGGTGTGAACTTTAAGGTAAACTTATCGTACActcatattaatattattttcttcacaGAACAAGGAATAATTAAGGGAGTTGAAACAACCATTCAGGTTACATGTCCTCGCTACTAGTACAATACATACCTAGATCCCTGATAAGTTTCCTATCCCTGCAgttttatttatgaaataaatccCTTGCTCTTTAGGCTCTCAACACCATCCTTGATAATTTGATCCATGGGAATGAATTCTAAACCCATGTTCATTAGCTTCTTTGCTCCGTTCTTTTCCCTCAGCAAGCCCGGTTGGGTGTCCTTTGGCAAACTACACAAAGGTAAACATATTAGCTCGATCATTTTCAAAATCAGGCACTCACACCAcctaaaaatttacaaaattctgCCAAGGCAAGCGAGAATGGAGCGAAACATTCACTTATCAGGAAACCAAACATCTAAAACATAAGATATGCACCCAATTTCATTTGCAAAGGCATTTTGTGGACCGAAACTTACCTGCGAACCTTGTACTCAGGGTAAAGTTCAGCAACCTTTGCCACAAAGTCACCATAACGTGATATAGCTTCCAAACACAAGTGCCTACCGGTCGCTGATTTGTTCTCATACACTAAAATGTGTGCGAGAGCAACATCTTTAAAATGTACAGATCCCATAAAGAAGTCCTCATATGTTTCAGTGCAGCCTGCAGCAAAGATCGAACAACTCAAaactatatatatgttgttTCTACTTTCTAGGGCCTCATCCTTTTTCTCAGTCCTCTCCAAAACAAACTTTATCGAAAATCCTTAGAACTTAAAGAAACATGTGCTAAAAAAACAGGTGTAGAAGAGTTCCTTTAGGATTACACATATGCATGCTCACACAATCGACCTTCTCAAGCTTACGGACTAACTGGCAAAAAATTAGCAATCTCGACTGTTATGAAAGAAGAAATCTTATAAGTGTTGAGGTACCAAACTCAATCTTTCTTTAACAAAAATGTCTTAAGAGAAAGAAAATACCTAATTTTTACCTCATTTTTAGTTCATCAACCAACCACAGCATCATACATAATAAAAGGGAAATGTTCTCTTGCCATTGAGATGATATGTCATCATACAAACTGTCAATCAAAGATCAAATTTCGTCTAAATTTATGATTCGAGTGCAAATTTTGCAACATTACATGGCATACTATCAGGCAAGAGAACATTAACTACTAGTGGAATATTCGAACAATTTAAGAGGGTAGTCCTAGAGGATAAATAAAGTCAACAATCTACTTCTAGGTGCAGTCATAGAGGATTTTCTAATACAAATTTGCAGAGAAAAGTACCCTCAAGAATGCGAAGGAGCATCAACATGCTAGCATTGAGCCTGGGCGAGATAACAGGGCCCATCACCGTGCCCGGATTCACCACAACCACATCCAGCCCCTTCTCCTTGGCAAATTCCCACGCAGCTTTCTCCGCCAGCGTTTTCGATAATGGATACCACAACTAGCCAAACACCAAACACAATCAGCATTACAGTCCCCAATTGTGAAAACTTCAAGTAGTTAAAAATGAAGAATTAATAATCAAAAGATGAAAGATACAGTCCCCAATTGGGAAACGTGCACCGAAAGTTACAAACTTTCAATAAGAAAATAGAATGCGGACATTAAACAGACAATAAACCGcggtttttcaaaacacaacTAGGCACTGGAGTAACTCACTCCCTTCTGCTTGCAGTAGTCAATGTCTGTCCAGCAATCCTCGCCCTTGATCTTATCGGACGGCCAGCTTGGGCTGGGAGTGATGGCGGAGATGGATGACGTCAGCACCACACGGCTGACCCCAGCCTGCTTCGCCGCCGTCAGAACATTGAGCGTTCCTTTGATCGCCGGGTCCAGGAGCTCCTTCTGcagattaaacaaaaaaaaagcacCACGTTTTCAAAATTACGCACAATTAATCAGATATAATCGAAATTATAAGGAGTTTGATAATGTTTAATGGCGGGAACCTCGGGGTCGTGGACTTGATCGACGATGCAGGGAGAGGCGAGGTGGAAGACGCCGGAGCAACCATCGACGGCGGCGAGTATGGAGTTGTAGTCGAGGAGGTCGATCTGGAAGAGACGGAGGCGCGACTCTGCCCCCTCTACTAACGCTTCTAGATGCTTCGTCTCGCCCTCGTCCTctgcaacaaacaaaacaaccgCGTTATTAATTTTGGACTGAACgcgaatggaatgaatggaactGTGGCAGTTGTGTAGATAAGGGGAAAAGCAAGGGTGAAGTTACTGAGATCCTTGACGGTGGCGTGGACGGTGTAATCACGGTGGAGGAGGAGACGGACGAGCCAGGATCCGATGCAGCCGCTTCCACCGGTAACGCATACGACCTCACCCTGCTTCGACATCCTCCCTCCCTGCAGGTTGCAGTGTCCCTTTGCTTTCAGCAGTCGAGTGCTCCTCGGCTGATTGTTGTTGGTGATCAAATTGGATTGGGCCGACTGGATAATGAAGATAATGAAGATAATGAAGATCGAAAATTGAGTGTATAATGTACACACAATATCTCGAGTTAAAACGCTTGCCCTCCCTTTAatatttaaggaaaactaaccaaaaacgcttcaaaattttgagttttaacaaaaaatcgtatataaactttatttaatgataaggacaaaaattaaaaaattaaaaaattaaaaataatccaACCCAACCGCGCGGAAGCATGCGCCAACCaattcaaatatcaaatcaaacatTTGTTGTAACTGTGAGCAGATAGAACTGATAAGAAGATTAAGGTGCAGTGCAAAATAAGTAGTAGGAGTAGTACAATGAATGATGAgatggaatggatggatgaattaaattatttttaaaacatttcattgGGAAGGAAAACGTGAGAGTGAAGCTTCAAtgactcttttttcttttagagagggagagagagaaatttgtTTACGtacaaaaagaaggaaaagaaaagtagTAATTTTCAACAGAAAATCAACGATGCAAAATCAGCACCCaaattactttttaaatatttcatcGGGAAGGAAGAGAGGGAGTGTGTAAGGAAGAGAGATTGTGAGGGTAAAGCCAACCAAATCCTTTCAAACTGACATCAACAaactccaaaaaaatttaaaaagagagagaaatttgagataaaaaaatatattgctAACATCAATATATGACAGTAATTTGTAAGgaaatagtttaaaaaatagtgataGTGCTAGTGTTCgattttaagaaatagtcagtgtttagtttacgaaataaTTAGCTttttgtttaagaaatagtcagtgtttaaTTTACGAAATAGTGACAGTACTAGTTTACGAAACAGTGATAATACTAGTGTTTGGTTTGAAAAATAGTCAGTGCTTAGTTtatgaaatagtgatagtactatTACTTGGTTTAATATATAtagtcaatatatatatatagtctattgtgttcagtttaagaaataatcagTGTTTAAGAAATAGCCAgtgtttagtttacgaaatagtaaTAGTACTAgcgttcagtttaagaaattgtCAGTAttcagtttacgaaatagtgagTGTTTAGTTCAAGAAGTAATGATAGTATTAGTGTTCCATTTAAGATATAGttagtgtttagtttaagaaatattgttcagtttaagaagtaGTCAATATTGAGTTTACAAAATAGTGTTTGGTTTAAGAAGTAGTCAatattcagtt contains the following coding sequences:
- the LOC137741649 gene encoding phenylacetaldehyde reductase-like, with product MSKQGEVVCVTGGSGCIGSWLVRLLLHRDYTVHATVKDLKDEGETKHLEALVEGAESRLRLFQIDLLDYNSILAAVDGCSGVFHLASPCIVDQVHDPEKELLDPAIKGTLNVLTAAKQAGVSRVVLTSSISAITPSPSWPSDKIKGEDCWTDIDYCKQKGLWYPLSKTLAEKAAWEFAKEKGLDVVVVNPGTVMGPVISPRLNASMLMLLRILEGCTETYEDFFMGSVHFKDVALAHILVYENKSATGRHLCLEAISRYGDFVAKVAELYPEYKVRSLPKDTQPGLLREKNGAKKLMNMGLEFIPMDQIIKDGVESLKSKGFIS